One Saccharomyces kudriavzevii IFO 1802 strain IFO1802 genome assembly, chromosome: 7 DNA segment encodes these proteins:
- the SKDI07G5140 gene encoding uncharacterized protein (similar to Saccharomyces cerevisiae YGR266W; ancestral locus Anc_5.39), whose product MSASKWFDDWNPEVLYKDDVTGCDDCAKTSPILESGVICGPILRLINMDFEQKLYEGSIMMVVRGEETIPKITYQLGPSLPSESEIIEIEEASFESKLFHKDKLKGDDIWFHRYEIRLPMRDCEQIVKYSIDGKMEPHYRFFMPSLTQNSNVISYSCNGFSLSVDTSKFKGSLWYDVLKKHQYVHYHAILGGGDQIYSDNIKLHAPNFKAWLDTKDPIKKYNTQTTDETNEQIRQFYLEHYLNWYGYGHWYGSTPKSKTTQKCFVKALACIPAINVWDDHDIIDGYGSYNDAFMKTENFLAVGRMAYRYYMLFQHHVSASKQDGDDSAYLQGKQWILGNEKGSPYIGERSHSIFSWLGPNMAMLGLDCRTERKLRQVFSERSYSLIWERLEKELNTLKGGHLLVMLGIPIAYPRLVWLEWLFTSKLLAPIKYLSKKGILANGLVNEFNGDVELLDDLNDHWCARHHKKERNYLVMKLQDIGAKYGVRITILSGDVHLASIGRFRAKTHRHHLIMSEKKEKENTKIIEEPTKDERLMFNIIASAIVNTPPPDAMATLLQKRCCLHHFDAETDEDAVPIFTKEVDGTRKRSDSCFMNKRNWSDIIPVKNVLNNPQLSKELGIKIGDIVIPGVITEQHKLETLRSDDQFNSYPVTSDSLFTTIHVEKDPSQENSQTVSYGLPIPELEITRENLPHAGIKHLNVI is encoded by the coding sequence ATGAGTGCTTCAAAGTGGTTTGACGATTGGAACCCAGAGGTTCTTTATAAAGACGACGTCACTGGTTGTGACGATTGTGCCAAGACGTCCCCGATTTTAGAGTCTGGTGTTATTTGTGGGCCTATATTGAGACTCATCAACATGGATTTTGAGCAAAAGCTCTATGAGGGGTCTATTATGATGGTAGTTAGAGGTGAGGAGacaattccaaaaattaCGTACCAACTGGGGCCCTCATTGCCCTCTGAGAGCgaaatcattgaaattgaagaggCGTCCTTCGAAAGCAAACTTTTCCATAAAGACAAGTTAAAGGGTGACGATATATGGTTTCACAGATACGAGATTAGGTTGCCCATGCGTGATTGCGAACAAATTGTCAAATATTCCATTGACGGTAAAATGGAACCTCATTATAGGTTCTTCATGCCGTCTTTGACACAAAACTCGAATGTTATTTCATACTCATGTAatggattttctttgagcGTAGACACatccaaattcaaaggCTCCTTGTGGTATGATGTCCTTAAGAAGCATCAATACGTTCATTATCATGCCATTCTTGGTGGTGGTGACCAAATTTACTCCGATAATATCAAATTGCATGCGCCTAATTTTAAAGCTTGGTTGGATACTAAGGATCCTATCAAGAAGTACAATACTCAGACAACTGACGAGACCAACGAGCAGATTAGACAGTTTTACTTGGAACACTATTTAAACTGGTATGGTTATGGTCACTGGTACGGTTCTACCCCAAAATCCAAGACCACTCAAAAATGCTTTGTCAAGGCATTAGCTTGTATCCCAGCCATTAATGTCTGGGATGATCATGATATCATTGATGGGTACGGTTCCTACAACGATGCCTTCAtgaaaactgaaaatttccTGGCTGTGGGAAGAATGGCTTATAGATACTATATGCTCTTTCAACATCACGTTAGCGCTTCTAAGCAGGATGGCGATGACTCTGCTTATCTACAAGGCAAACAATGGATATTAGGTAACGAAAAGGGGAGCCCCTACATTGGTGAAAGATCTCACTCAATATTCTCTTGGTTGGGACCGAACATGGCAATGTTGGGTTTGGACTGTAGAACAGAGAGAAAACTGCGTCAGGTATTTTCAGAAAGAAGTTATTCCCTGATTTGGGAGCGTCTAGAAAAGGAGTTAAACACTTTGAAAGGTGGCCATTTGCTGGTGATGTTGGGTATCCCCATTGCGTATCCTAGATTAGTTTGGTTAGAGTGGCTTTTCACCTCAAAGTTATTAGCTCCAATCAAATATCTGTCCAAGAAGGGCATACTTGCCAATGGGCTTGTTAACGAGTTTAACGGAGATGTCGAACTCTTAGACGATTTGAATGACCATTGGTGTGCAAGACATcacaagaaggaaagaaattatCTTGTAATGAAATTGCAAGATATAGGGGCCAAATATGGCGTCAGAATCACGATTTTATCAGGTGATGTGCATTTGGCATCCATAGGGAGATTTAGGGCAAAAACACATAGACACCACCTTATTATgtctgaaaaaaaggaaaaggaaaacacCAAAATTATCGAAGAGCCCACCAAGGATGAGAGGCTGATGTTCAACATCATTGCCAGTGCTATTGTAAACACTCCACCACCGGATGCAATGGCTACCTTATTGCAAAAAAGATGTTGTTTACACCATTTCGATGCGGAGACAGATGAAGATGCGGTACCAATTTTTACTAAAGAAGTGGATGGAACACGAAAAAGGTCAGATTCGTGTTTCATGAACAAAAGGAACTGGTCAGATATCATACCTGTAAAGAATGTGTTAAACAATCCTCAATTGAGTAAAGAACTTGGCATAAAAATTGGAGATATAGTCATTCCAGGTGTTATCACGGAACAACACAAGTTGGAGACTTTAAGAAGCGACGATCAGTTCAACTCTTATCCAGTGACATCTGACAGCTTGTTTACCACTATTCATGTAGAAAAAGATCCAAGCCAGGAGAATTCACAAACTGTAAGCTATGGTTTGCCCATCCCGGAATTGGAAATCACTCGCGAAAATTTACCTCATGCAGGTATTAAACATCTGAATGTTATATAA
- the SAY1 gene encoding steryl deacetylase (similar to Saccharomyces cerevisiae SAY1 (YGR263C); ancestral locus Anc_5.42), with translation MPRNTDPGSKSVYYRRFQDNDPNEVELSEDARENDATFRWSALHLHLLHGLKFITLLLTVVPVCIFFDSMKIIVQRKRRFCLDHLNRIFLRQSSWILDERICQYVLNPLFVCLYPSTFSNPTYVRYEVPIEDQESPENNIFQNRALNAPKVINAKFYHYFTPEGFDPSTDPVLVFYHGGGYALKLTPTSLSFLNNMRNAFPKMAIIVPDYTVTATDEQSKKYPLQILQNVAVFDYVSNTIGCRNVMIMGDSAGGNAVLNIVLYLSKCHRDVYPKKVIAISPWANATFLHEGEKKYMQRTQQWDGLCLKSHSMFGRMFVGRNPNVDFTGDPFVNIERNFETKEWQEILKKCSVMITYGSDELLSLQNEILAKKMSKASEGFDHFTSKNVLVEHQGYHTGPILNYSRDMDWWTRIPSIARILEFMHS, from the coding sequence ATGCCCAGAAATACAGATCCCGGCTCTAAATCAGTGTACTATCGTCGCTTTCAAGATAATGACCCTAACGAAGTTGAATTGAGCGAGGACGCACGTGAAAATGATGCGACGTTTCGATGGAGCGCCCTCCATTTACACTTGCTCCACGGATTGAAATTTATCACTTTATTGCTCACAGTAGTGCCCGTGTGCATATTCTTCGACTCTATGAAGATTATTGTTCAACGAAAACGTCGGTTTTGCCTTGACCATTTGAATAGAATTTTTCTAAGACAGAGTTCTTGGATTCTTGATGAACGTATTTGTCAATACGTGCTGAATCCCctgtttgtttgtttataCCCGTCCACTTTTTCCAATCCAACATACGTCAGATATGAGGTCCCTATAGAGGATCAGGAATCTCCGGAGAACAATATATTCCAAAATCGTGCCTTAAACGCACCGAAAGTGATTAACGCGAAGTTTTACCACTACTTCACGCCCGAAGGTTTCGATCCTAGCACGGACCCGGTCTTAGTATTTTATCATGGGGGTGGGTATGCACTTAAATTAACTCCTACATCATTATCGTTCCTGAACAATATGCGGAACGCTTTCCCCAAGATGGCTATTATTGTACCAGATTACACAGTCACTGCCACTGACGAACAGTCGAAAAAATATCCGCTACAGATTTTGCAAAACGTGGCTGTTTTCGATTACGTCAGCAACACCATTGGTTGCAGGAACGTGATGATTATGGGCGATTCAGCTGGCGGTAATGCGGTTTTGAACATAGTTTTATATTTGAGCAAGTGTCACAGAGATGTCTATCCAAAAAAAGTCATAGCTATAAGTCCGTGGGCCAATGCCACTTTCCTCCATGagggagaaaaaaaatacatgcAGCGGACTCAGCAATGGGATGGTCTATGTTTAAAGAGCCATTCCATGTTCGGAAGAATGTTTGTTGGGAGAAACCCAAACGTTGACTTTACCGGTGATCCTTTTGTTaatattgaaagaaattttgaaacaaaagaatggcaagaaattttgaaaaaatgctcTGTGATGATCACGTATGGCAGTGACGAGCTGCTGAGCcttcaaaatgaaattctagcaaagaaaatgagtAAAGCTAGCGAAGGATTCGACCATTTCACGTCCAAAAACGTGCTGGTCGAACATCAAGGTTATCACACGGGTCCCATCTTAAACTACTCCCGTGACATGGACTGGTGGACACGCATACCATCTATTGCTCGAATTCTCGAGTTCATGCATTCCTAG
- the BUD32 gene encoding serine/threonine protein kinase BUD32 (similar to Saccharomyces cerevisiae BUD32 (YGR262C); ancestral locus Anc_5.43), translating into MTQEFIDKVSSYLSQDIDITPISQGAEAIVFSTSTHPYLPKTRESHQKFIIKYRPPKRYRHPQIDQTLTKHRTLNESRLLAKLYLIPGLYVPQLLACDPYNGFIWLEFLGEDLPGGYGFSNLKNFLWMHDKDPYNDLVAATLHKVGIQIGLLHWNDYCHGDLTSSNIVLVKYGAEWVPHLIDFGLGSVSNLVEDKGVDLYVLERAILSTHSKHAEKYNDWIMEGFEAAYHEKGAKGIKKFKEVTKRFQEVRLRGRKRSMLG; encoded by the coding sequence ATGACGCAAGAGTTCATTGATAAAGTATCCTCATACCTGTCGCAAGATATAGATATCACGCCCATCTCGCAGGGTGCAGAAGccattgttttttcaacaagCACTCACCCATATCTGCCAAAAACAAGGGAATCTCATCAGAAGTTTATTATTAAATATAGGCCGCCAAAGCGTTATAGACACCCACAGATAGACCAAACGCTGACAAAACACCGTACCTTGAACGAGTCACGTCTATTGGCCAAATTATACTTGATTCCAGGACTATATGTCCCTCAACTACTAGCGTGTGATCCATATAATGGTTTCATTTGGCTAGAGTTTCTTGGAGAAGACCTTCCAGGAGGATACGGTTTCAGCAATCTGAAGAACTTTCTGTGGATGCATGATAAAGACCCGTATAATGATCTTGTGGCAGCCACGTTGCACAAAGTGGGGATCCAAATAGGATTATTGCATTGGAATGATTATTGTCACGGCGATTTGACAAGTTCCAACATTGTGCTCGTGAAATATGGCGCCGAATGGGTGCCTCATTTGATTGATTTCGGTCTGGGGTCTGTTTCGAACCTAGTTGAAGATAAAGGGGTGGATTTATATGTATTAGAGAGAGCTATTCTAAGTACACATTCAAAGCACGCCGAAAAGTACAATGATTGGATCATGGAGGGATTTGAGGCAGCCTATCATGAGAAAGGCGCGAAAGGtatcaagaaatttaaGGAGGTTACCAAAAGATTCCAAGAAGTCAGGCTGCGTGGTCGTAAAAGGAGCATGCTTGGATGA
- the MES1 gene encoding methionine--tRNA ligase MES1 (similar to Saccharomyces cerevisiae MES1 (YGR264C); ancestral locus Anc_5.41), which yields MSFQISFDKSKKHPAHLQLANNLKIALALGLANKNLKLEVNDDNAAMELCSTKEAFTLFDANAILRYIMDDFEDQSSDKYQFALASLQNLLYHKELPGQHVEVLTNKAFENYLAELKEPLTATDLILFANVYALDSSFVQSKFPDLPSKVRSAISLAQEHIPRDSSSFKNTGAVKIQPNLTVKPKDAEILPKPNERNVLITSALPYVNNVPHLGNIIGSVLSADIFARYCRGRNYNALFICGTDEYGTATETKALEEKVTPRELCNKYHKIHGDVYKWFQIGFDYFGRTTTDKQTEIAQDIFTKLNSNGYLEEQSMKQLYCPVHNSYLADRYVEGECPKCHYDDARGDQCDKCGTLLDPFELINPRCKLDDASPEPKYSDHIFLSLDKLEAQISGWVGKASEDGNWSKNSKTITQSWLKDGLKPRCITRDLVWGTPVPLEKYKDKVLYVWFDATIGYVSITANYTKEWKQWWKNPEHVSLYQFMGKDNVPFHTVVFPGSQLGTEENWTMLHHLNTTEYLQYENGKFSKSRGVGVFGNNAQDSGISPSVWRYYLASIRPESSDSHFSWDDFVARNNSELLANLGNFVNRLIKFVNAKYSGVVPKADPKKISNYDSLVKDINEILSSYIKEMELGHERRGLEIAMSLSARGNQFLQENKLDNTLFSQFPEKSDAVVTVGLNIIYAVSSIITPYMPEIGEKINKMLNAPALKIDDIFHLAILEGHNINKAEYLFQRIDEKKIDEWRAKYGGQQV from the coding sequence atgtcttttcaaatttctttcgATAAGTCAAAGAAGCATCCGGCTCATTTGCAGTTGGCCaacaatttgaagattGCGCTAGCGCTTGGACTCgcaaacaaaaatttgaagCTTGAAGTCAATGATGACAATGCTGCCATGGAATTGTGCAGCACAAAGGAAGCATTTACGCTATTCGATGCCAATGCTATTTTGAGATATATCATGGACGATTTTGAAGACCAAAGTTCCGACAAATACCAATTTGCATTAGCATCTCTACAAAACTTGCTATACCATAAAGAACTCCCTGGACAACATGTCGAGGTTTTGACAAACAAGGCCTTCGAAAACTACTTGGCCGAGCTGAAAGAACCATTAACTGCCACTGACTTGATTCTGTTTGCCAACGTTTACGCCCTagattcttcttttgtccAAAGCAAGTTCCCAGACTTGCCATCTAAAGTGCGCAGTGCCATTAGTTTGGCTCAAGAGCATATTCCACGTGATTCCTCCAGCTTCAAAAACACTGGTGCGGTGAAAATCCAACCAAACTTAACCGTTAAGCCCAAGGATGCTGAAATTCTACCCAAGCCAAATGAAAGAAACGTCTTGATCACATCCGCATTACCTTATGTCAATAACGTTCCTCATTTGGGTAATATCATCGGAAGCGTTCTTTCAGCAGATATTTTTGCTCGTTATTGTAGGGGACGTAATTACAATGCCTTGTTTATTTGCGGTACCGATGAATATGGTACTGCTACCGAGACTAAAGcgttggaagaaaaagtgaCACCAAGAGAACTGTGTAACAAATATCATAAGATCCACGGTGACGTTTACAAATGGTTTCAAATTGGCTTTGACTACTTTGGGAGGACCACCACCGATAAGCAAACTGAAATTGCTCAGGATATTTTCACGAAACTAAATTCAAATGGATATTTGGAAGAACAATCTATGAAGCAATTGTACTGTCCAGTACATAACTCTTATTTGGCTGATCGTTACGTAGAGGGTGAATGTCCAAAATGCCATTACGACGATGCTCGTGGTGACCAATGTGATAAGTGTGGTACTTTATTAGATCCATTTGAATTGATCAATCCACGTTGCAAATTGGATGATGCTTCACCAGAACCTAAATATTCCGACCATATCTTCTTATCGTTGGATAAATTGGAAGCCCAAATTTCTGGCTGGGTCGGGAAAGCTTCTGAAGATGGTAACTGGTCGAAAAATTCCAAGACAATCACTCAGTCCTGGTTAAAGGATGGTTTGAAACCACGTTGTATTACAAGGGACTTGGTTTGGGGTACTCCAGTGCCCttagaaaaatacaagGACAAAGTTTTGTATGTTTGGTTTGACGCAACAATCGGTTACGTGTCCATCACTGCCAACTACACTAAGGAATGGAAACAATGGTGGAAGAATCCAGAGCATGTTTCATTATATCAATTCATGGGCAAAGACAATGTTCCTTTCCATACGGTTGTTTTCCCAGGTTCTCAATTGGGTACCGAAGAAAACTGGACCATGTTGCACCACTTAAACACCACAGAATATCTGCAATATGAAAACGGTAAGTTTTCTAAAAGTAGAGGCGTTGGGGTCTTTGGTAACAATGCTCAAGACTCTGGAATTTCCCCAAGTGTTTGGAGATACTACTTGGCATCCATTAGACCAGAATCCAGTGATTCTCATTTCTCATGGGATGACTTCGTTGCTAGAAATAACAGTGAATTGCTTGCTAACTTGGGTAATTTTGTCAACAGATTAATCAAGTTCGTTAATGCCAAGTACAGTGGAGTGGTTCCAAAAGCCGACCCTAAAAAGATTTCCAATTATGATAGCTTAGTCAAAGATAttaatgaaattttatcaagttatatcaaagaaatggaacTTGGTCATGAAAGACGTGGTTTGGAAATTGCCATGTCATTAAGTGCTCGTGGTAACCAATTTTTGCAAGAGAATAAGCTAGACAATACGTTATTCTCCCAGTTCCCAGAAAAGTCTGATGCTGTTGTTACAGTCGGTTTGAATATCATTTACGCAGTCAGCTCTATTATTACGCCATACATGCCAGAAATTGGTGAAAAGATAAATAAAATGCTGAATGCCCcagctttgaaaattgatgatataTTCCACTTGGCCATCCTGGAAGGTCACAATATCAACAAAGCTGAATACTTGTTCCAACGTAtcgatgaaaagaaaattgatgaaTGGAGAGCCAAATATGGTGGTCAACAAGTTTAA
- the FOL2 gene encoding GTP cyclohydrolase I (similar to Saccharomyces cerevisiae FOL2 (YGR267C); ancestral locus Anc_5.37): protein MHNIQLVQEIERHETPLNIRPTSPYTLNPPVERDGFSWPSVGTRERAEETEEEEKERIQRISGAIKTILTELGEDVNREGLLDTPQRYAKAMLYFTKGYQTNIMDDVIKNAVFEEDHDEMVIVRDIEIYSLCEHHLVPFFGKVHIGYIPNKKVIGLSKLARLAEMYARRLQVQERLTKQIAMALSDILKPLGVAVVMEASHMCMVSRGIQKTGSSTVTSCMLGGFRAHKTREEFLTLLGRRSI, encoded by the coding sequence ATGCACAACATTCAGTTAGTGCAAGAAATAGAAAGGCATGAAACCCCGTTAAACATTAGACCTACGTCTCCGTATACCTTGAACCCGCCTGTCGAGAGAGATGGCTTTTCTTGGCCAAGTGTAGGGACAAGAGAGCGTGCTGAGGAAACGGAAGAGGAGGAGAAGGAGCGAATCCAACGTATTTCAGGCGCAATTAAAACCATTTTGACCGAACTTGGTGAAGATGTCAATAGAGAAGGTCTACTAGATACCCCACAAAGATATGCTAAAGCTATGCTTTATTTCACCAAAGGTTATCAAACGAATATCATGGATGACGTCATTAAGAATGCTgtctttgaagaagatcatGATGAAATGGTCATTGTTCGCGATATTGAAATCTATTCCCTATGTGAACATCATTTAGTGCCATTTTTTGGTAAAGTTCATATCGGATACATACCAAATAAGAAGGTCATTGGGTTGAGCAAGTTGGCCAGATTGGCGGAGATGTACGCGAGAAGGCTCCAAGTTCAAGAAAGACTCACAAAGCAAATTGCAATGGCATTaagtgatattttgaaaccaTTAGGTGTCGCCGTTGTTATGGAAGCATCTCATATGTGCATGGTCTCGAGAGGTATTCAGAAAACGGGATCTTCCACAGTAACCTCTTGCATGCTCGGAGGGTTTAGGGCCCATAAGACAAGGGAAGAGTTCTTAACCCTTTtaggaagaagaagtatttga
- the HUA1 gene encoding Hua1p (similar to Saccharomyces cerevisiae HUA1 (YGR268C); ancestral locus Anc_5.36): MSGDPRDDELPSYEEVIKEEERLQAQPPRPPRPATSAAPRPQQRPSTVPSSSTSHTHTQSHSYTSSSSHVRPPPKPQQNPSLPWAYPPRFYCSKCGNTGYKIKNGRSCKSCWRRFAPQNNAVTAPTYYSNYTMPVYTSAWQGNRPLYVQPGDPRLGGVLCGECRGSGRTRFLLDEDICPLCHGVGRIITQSHR, translated from the coding sequence ATGTCTGGAGACCCACGCGACGATGAACTGCCGAGCTATGAGGAGGTAatcaaagaagaggagCGGTTGCAAGCCCAACCGCCACGGCCACCAAGACCAGCGACCAGCGCGGCTCCAAGGCCCCAGCAAAGGCCTTCCACAGTGCCATCATCGTCGACCTCCCACACACATACACAGTCCCATTCTTACACGTCTTCGAGTTCTCATGTACGTCCTCCACCGAAACCGCAACAGAACCCAAGCTTGCCCTGGGCATACCCTCCTAGGTTTTACTGTTCCAAATGTGGCAATACGGGCtacaaaatcaaaaatggacGATCTTGCAAGTCATGCTGGAGAAGGTTCGCACCTCAAAATAATGCTGTCACTGCCCCCACATATTACTCGAATTACACAATGCCGGTGTACACCAGCGCATGGCAGGGAAACAGGCCCTTGTACGTTCAGCCCGGAGATCCTCGACTTGGAGGTGTCCTATGCGGTGAATGCAGAGGGTCCGGACGTACCAGGTTCCTTCTAGATGAAGATATATGTCCCCTGTGCCATGGTGTGGGTAGGATAATTACCCAGTCCCACCGCTAA